From a single Armatimonadota bacterium genomic region:
- a CDS encoding DinB family protein: protein MTTRSAIRFLFDEILHGTAKGNDGTYFVQGGEALLATCAGLTAKQASRSPAPGVSSIAAHLGHSIYYLELALRSFLGEPVEGVWEASWATQVVTVREWADLQGQLLGLARRFHQAMEELPIEDETAVTDAIANVGHLAYHLGAIRVLASWLQSACP from the coding sequence CGACGAAATCCTGCACGGCACTGCCAAAGGCAACGACGGCACGTACTTCGTCCAAGGTGGCGAAGCCCTGCTTGCCACTTGCGCCGGCTTAACCGCCAAACAAGCCAGCCGGAGCCCCGCGCCTGGCGTCAGCAGCATTGCTGCCCACCTGGGCCACTCCATCTATTACTTGGAGTTGGCGTTGCGCTCATTCTTGGGAGAGCCCGTGGAAGGCGTTTGGGAAGCCAGTTGGGCCACCCAGGTGGTGACAGTCCGGGAATGGGCAGACTTGCAGGGTCAGTTGCTTGGGCTTGCCAGAAGATTCCACCAAGCCATGGAAGAATTGCCGATAGAAGACGAAACTGCCGTGACCGATGCCATCGCCAACGTCGGCCACTTGGCTTACCACCTGGGGGCGATCCGGGTTTTGGCTTCTTGGTTGCAATCCGCTTGCCCCTAA